TTTTTAAATCAACAACTGTTTTCTCAATCTTCAACATCCCCTTTTATTATTACTGTCGGGACTGTTGTTTCTTCTTTTTTTCCTTTTTGTGTTGTAATATTAAGTATTTCTTTTGCTGCACTGATTTTAACCTTTAAGTCTTCGGCGCCGTAAATTATTTCACTTAAAGCCTTCAGTGCGTCTTCAGTGTACTTTTCGTACTTTGCTTCTTTTTTCATGCCTTATTCCCTCCCTTGATCATCAGAGAATTATCCGGATATCTTCCCGATGACTAATTATATTATAAACTATTTTTTTATTTATTTTTGTCAACTTCCGTTTTTTAAAAAGCACTACAGCCCCAAGCCTTTCTAAAAAAATTTTTAGTAATTTTCGGATTTTTTTGGAAAACCGCCTTTTGCAAAAAAACAACGCTCCACCATAAAAGGGACAGTCCCCAATACGGTGAAAAATCCACCATAAAAGGGACTGCCCCTTTTATGGTGGATTTTTAACTTTTATATTTAAATATTATTACGCCTGCTATCATTAAACCTATTCCGATATACTTGGTTAAGGTAAACGGAACTTTTTCAGAGCCAAAAAGTCCAAACGCGTCAATAATTGCTGCAACTAAAAGTTGTGCAATTAAAATTACCGAAATCGCAACAGTCGGACTTAAATTTTTTATAGCAAGCATAACCGTAAGAGTTATAACAAACCCTATAATTCCCCCAAACAAATAAAGTTTATTAACCTCGCCTACCTTAGTTATATCCCCTTTCCCAAAAATAAGCATCACAATAAGTGCAATTAAAAAAGCAGAGCCTTGTACAATAGTATTAGACTCAAAAAGTCCTATTTTTTCGCTCAGCCTTGTATTAAAAACACCCTGAACGCTCATGGCTGCACCTGCTAATGCCGCAAATATAAAACCTAACATAAAAAACACCTCATTTATATTTTTAAATAAATGAGGTGTTTTTATTCAATTCAATGTATAAAGCACTATTGCAAAAAAATGCATAAGGCTTCCT
The DNA window shown above is from Oscillospiraceae bacterium and carries:
- a CDS encoding DMT family transporter produces the protein MLGFIFAALAGAAMSVQGVFNTRLSEKIGLFESNTIVQGSAFLIALIVMLIFGKGDITKVGEVNKLYLFGGIIGFVITLTVMLAIKNLSPTVAISVILIAQLLVAAIIDAFGLFGSEKVPFTLTKYIGIGLMIAGVIIFKYKS